A genomic stretch from Dissulfurispira thermophila includes:
- a CDS encoding FtsB family cell division protein, giving the protein MRGRIQPRNLRQQVKIERKKRNVIFFATITFALIYISISLLFGDMGFIKYLKLKKIKSTLETEIITLEKENKMLQAQIKALKEDPYYIEKYAREEFGMARPDEYIFQFENDKN; this is encoded by the coding sequence ATGAGAGGCAGAATACAACCACGAAATCTCAGACAGCAAGTTAAGATAGAAAGAAAAAAACGCAATGTGATATTTTTCGCAACAATTACATTTGCCCTCATCTATATAAGCATTTCTCTGCTCTTTGGAGATATGGGATTTATAAAATATCTGAAACTCAAAAAAATCAAAAGCACACTCGAAACAGAAATAATCACTCTCGAAAAAGAAAATAAAATGCTTCAGGCACAGATAAAGGCATTAAAAGAAGATCCATATTATATAGAAAAATATGCAAGAGAAGAATTCGGCATGGCAAGACCTGATGAATATATATTTCAATTTGAGAATGATAAAAATTAA
- the eno gene encoding phosphopyruvate hydratase, with amino-acid sequence MSEIIDIYAREVIDSRGNPTVEVDVLLESGAIGRAIVPSGASTGEREALELRDGNKKRFHGKGVLKAIKNVMEEIAPKLRGIESQEQALIDNTMIELDGTENKSRLGANAILGVSMAVCHASASELGLPLYRYIGGCNARQLPVPMMNIMNGGVHADNNLDIQEFMIMPVGFDNFSGALQAASEIFHTLKSILKKKKLNTAVGDEGGFAPNLDTNEEALSIIMQAITESGYKPGKDVLLALDAASSEFYEKGKYNFEGKKITSNELVDYYEMLVNKYPILSIEDGMAEADWNGWKLLTERLGKKIQLVGDDIFVTNTKIFKKGLEKGIANSILIKLNQIGTVTETLDAIEMAKKAKYTAVISHRSGETEDTTIADLSVACNTGFIKTGSLSRSERIAKYNQLLRIEEELAEAAIFKGKEAFYNLK; translated from the coding sequence ATGAGCGAGATTATAGACATATATGCAAGAGAGGTAATAGATTCAAGAGGCAACCCAACAGTAGAGGTGGATGTGCTACTTGAAAGCGGGGCAATAGGAAGGGCTATTGTTCCATCAGGGGCATCAACTGGCGAAAGAGAAGCCCTTGAACTTAGAGATGGAAATAAAAAGAGATTTCACGGTAAAGGTGTATTAAAGGCAATAAAAAATGTAATGGAAGAAATAGCACCAAAACTAAGAGGTATTGAATCACAAGAGCAAGCACTCATAGACAACACCATGATAGAGCTTGATGGCACAGAAAATAAAAGCAGACTTGGTGCAAATGCAATATTAGGGGTATCAATGGCAGTATGCCATGCATCAGCAAGTGAACTCGGCCTTCCACTTTACAGATATATAGGTGGATGTAATGCAAGACAACTTCCTGTGCCAATGATGAACATAATGAATGGCGGAGTGCATGCTGACAATAATCTTGACATTCAGGAATTTATGATAATGCCTGTTGGCTTTGACAATTTCTCTGGAGCACTGCAAGCAGCATCAGAGATATTTCATACACTAAAGTCTATTTTAAAAAAGAAAAAACTCAATACTGCTGTTGGAGACGAAGGAGGTTTTGCTCCAAACCTTGATACAAATGAGGAGGCACTGTCAATAATAATGCAAGCAATTACAGAGAGCGGATATAAACCGGGTAAAGATGTGCTTCTTGCTCTGGATGCAGCATCTTCTGAATTTTATGAAAAAGGCAAATACAATTTCGAAGGAAAAAAAATTACATCTAATGAGCTTGTTGATTACTATGAGATGCTTGTAAATAAATATCCTATACTTTCCATAGAAGATGGCATGGCAGAGGCTGACTGGAATGGCTGGAAATTACTTACAGAAAGGCTTGGCAAAAAAATACAGCTTGTTGGAGACGATATATTTGTAACAAATACCAAAATATTCAAAAAAGGGTTAGAGAAAGGCATTGCAAACTCAATATTGATAAAGCTTAATCAGATAGGTACTGTCACAGAAACACTCGATGCAATTGAGATGGCAAAAAAGGCAAAATACACAGCAGTAATATCTCACAGGTCAGGCGAAACAGAAGACACGACCATCGCTGATCTATCAGTTGCATGCAATACAGGCTTTATAAAGACGGGATCTCTATCAAGAAGCGAAAGAATAGCAAAATATAACCAGCTTTTGAGAATAGAAGAAGAGCTTGCAGAAGCAGCAATATTCAAAGGCAAAGAGGCATTTTATAATTTAAAGTAA